The genome window CTCATCTCTCTTGTTATCTTCATGAGCTCAAAGAAACTCTTCCCAATGCCAGGCAAGAAGGAGCAGATAGTCAATGTTGAGTATACCGAGGATGAGAAGGCGTCAATGGCAAAGGAGATTAAACAGCGTATGTATGCTCTTTTTGCTGTATTGGGTATCAGTGTATTCTTTTGGTTCTCATTTCATCAGAATGGTCAGAGCCTTTCTTTCTTCGCACGCGACTTCGTCAATACGGATTCTGTAGCACCGGAGATATGGCAGGCGGTTAACCCGTTCTTTGTAATCTCTCTTACTCCATTGATTATGTGGGTCTTTGCCTATTTCACCAAGAAAGGTAAGCCTATTTCCACACCTCGTAAGATAGCCTACGGTATGGGTATCGCAGGCTTTGCCTATCTCTTCTTAATGGTATTTTCACTGGTTCATAATTATCCTTCAGCTGAGCAGTTTACTTCTCTTGAGCCTGCTGTCCGTGCAACGATGAAGGCTGGTCCGATGATTCTTATCCTCACTTACTTCTTCCTCACCGTTGCTGAGTTGTTTATCTCTCCACTGGGTCTGAGTTTTGTAAGTAAGGTTGCTCCTAAGAATCTTCAGGGACTTTGTCAGGGATTGTGGTTAGGTGCTACAGCTGTTGGTAATGGCTTCCTTTGGATTGGTCCATTGATGTATAACAAGTGGTCAATTTGGACTTGTTGGCTTGTTTTTGCCATCGTATGTGTCATTTCTATGGCTGTTATGTTCGGTATGGTGAAGTGGCTGGAGCGTGTAACGAAGTCTTAACGTGAAATAATTATCTCAATAAGGGATTTACAGCTAATTAATTCTGAATATTTCGGGCATTGTCGATTAATCAATTGAATCCTGACGGGTTTATTAAATATTTGAGTCAATGCTATTAAGAAAGGGGATGTGTCATAACTTATATAGTTGACACATCCCCTTGTTTTGTCCTTATTTTTCAAACGCTCAAATTCAATAGATGCTCAATAGCACTTCAATTAACCCTTAATTGGAGTTCAAAAGATGCCCTTTTGAGGTCTTACTAACGCCCTTTTGACGTCTAACTAAGCACCTTTTCTTGCATGTCTTTATAATAGTTTGATTCATAGATGATTACAAAACAAGGAAAAAAGGCTTTTAAAGCCAGTTTTTGAGCATGGGTGGCAGTGAAATGTGTAAATATATTTCACAGTTTAAGATGGGCTTTTCCACCAATTCGTTAATAGGATAGTTAATCCTATGGTTGGAATATGACACAGTTCATTAGATGTACAGTTGGAGTACTCCGTGAAAGCTCATTGCATTGCTTCAGAAGCTCTATGCAATATAATGGCTACATACTTTATCTATTTTAGCTTTTCAATTAAGTACTTACCCGTCAGACTCTCCTTGCAGCGAGCCACTTCCTCTGGTGTTGCAGCAATTATGAGATGTCCCCCCTTGTCGCCACCGTCGGGACCAAGGTCGATGACGTGGTCGGCACACTTAATGACATCGAGGTTATGTTCAATGACCAGTATACTATGTCCACGGTCAATAAGCGCGTTGAAAGCGTGAAGCAGACGCTGGATGTCGTGGAAATGCAGACCCGTTGTCGGCTCGTCAAAGATGAAGAGTGTTGGTTCCTGCTGTTCCTGTCCGATGAAGTAGGCAAGTTTTACGCGCTGGTTTTCACCGCCGGAGAGGGTTGAGGAACTTTGTCCGAGCTTGATGTAGCCCAGCCCGACATCCTCCAAAGGCTTCAGTCTGTTGACGATTGCCTTGCGCTTATGCTCGCTGAAGAACTGGATTGCCTCTGATACGGTCATGTTCAGTACGTCATTGATATTCTTTCCTTGGAACTGCACGTCAAGGATCTCACGCTTGAAGCGTTGTCCGTGACATTCCTCGCATTCCAGAACAAGGTCTGCCATGAACTGCATCTCCACCGTGATGACACCTGCACCCTTACATTCCTCGCAGCGTCCGCCATCGGTATTGAACGAGAAGTATTGCGGTGTGAAGCCCATCTGTTTTGAGAGTTGCTGCTCCGCAAAGAGCTTTCTTATTTCGTCGTATGCCTTTACGTATGTTGCAGGGTTCGAGCGTGTACTCTTGCCGATAGGGTTCTGGTCTACAAACTCTACGTGTTTTATCTGTTTCCAGTCGCCACTGATGGATGAGTATTCGCCTGGTGTTTCGGCAACCTCGTCCAGGTGACGCTTGAGGGCAGGGTAGAGGATTCCCTTTACGAGGGAGGACTTGCCGCTACCGCTGACTCCCGTCACCACAGTAAGGACGTTCAGGGGAAACTTCACGTCTACTCCCTTGAGATTGTTCATGCGTGCGCCCTTCAGTTCTATTGCCATGTTCCAGGGACGACGACTTACAGGTGTGTCGATAACCTCTGTTCCTGTGAGGTACTTGATGGTGTATGAATGTGGGTACTGTTCCAGTAGTTTCTTTGAAACAGCATTTTTTTTATCCTTGATGGCTCCTTCTATCCGCTTTATATCAGATACTTTACCTTCAAATACAATCTCTCCACCGAGTCGTCCGGCATCTGGTCCGACGTCAATCAGATAATCGGCAGCACACATAATCTCCTCATCGTGCTCCACGACAACCACTGTGTTTCCCAGTGCCTGAAGTTCCTTCAGCACGTGAATGAGGCGGTCGGTATCCCGACTGTGCAAGCCAATGGAAGGCTCGTCAAGTATGTAGAGTGAACCGACGAGGGAAGAACCGAGGGAAGTTGTGAGGTTGATGCGCTGACTCTCACCACCACTGAGCGAGTTCGACTGGCGGTTAAGGGTGAGATAGCCCAGTCCTACATCCAGAAGGAACTGCAGACGGCTCTTTATTTCGGTCATCAGTCGTTTGCTTACCTCCTGCTCATGCTCCGTTAGTTCCAGCCTGTCGAACCATTCCTTGAGATTAATGACTGGCATATCAACAAGGTCGGTGATAGCCATACCGCCTATCTTCACCCATGTTGCCTCCTTTTTCAGCTTCGTGCCGTGGCAGTCTGGACATACCGTCTTACCACGATAGCGGCTGAGCATGACACGGTATTGAATCTTGTACTGGTTTTCCTTTACCATCTGGAAGAAGGTGTCGATACAGATGCGCTCGTGTATATCTTTCTTCCTTTCGCTGGGCAGTCCCTTCCAAAGGCATTCTTTCTCGGTCTTTGTCAGTTCAAAATAAGGTTTGAAGATGGGAAAGTTATCTTTTGCAGCACGTCGGCAGAATTCGTCTTTCCATGTAGCCATCTTATCACCGTGCCAACACTGTACGCATCCATCATAGACAGAAAGAGAGGAATCGGGGATAACCAGTTTCTCGTCAATTCCAATGATGCGTCCGAATCCTTCACAGGTAGGGCAGGCACCGAGGGGGGAATTGAACGAAAACATATTGTCATTAGGTTCTTCAAAACGCATTCCGTCAGCTTCAAAGCGTGTTGAGAAGTCGTAGGTGAGTTTGGCTGGAAGAATCATCAATTGCATGTTGCCGTCGCCTTCATAGAAGGCTGTCTCACAGGAGTCGGTGAGGCGTGTCAGTGTGTCTTTGGAACTGTCAACCGACAGACGGTCAATGACGAGATAGATGTTCTTCGCCTGGTCTTCAGCAG of Prevotella fusca JCM 17724 contains these proteins:
- the uvrA gene encoding excinuclease ABC subunit UvrA; amino-acid sequence: MNKYIEVKGAKVNNLKNIDVKIPQGQFIAITGVSGSGKSSLAFDTLYAEGQRRYVESLSAYARQFLGRMSKPEVDFIKGLPPAIAIEQKVISRNPRSTVGTSTEIYEYLRLLYARIGRTFSPVSGEEVKHHSVEDVIEKVMTYSEGTKFCILAPLHIVEGRSIQNQLEMEMQEGYARIYVDNDFIRIEDWLAQNPADDDSKGTAEDQAKNIYLVIDRLSVDSSKDTLTRLTDSCETAFYEGDGNMQLMILPAKLTYDFSTRFEADGMRFEEPNDNMFSFNSPLGACPTCEGFGRIIGIDEKLVIPDSSLSVYDGCVQCWHGDKMATWKDEFCRRAAKDNFPIFKPYFELTKTEKECLWKGLPSERKKDIHERICIDTFFQMVKENQYKIQYRVMLSRYRGKTVCPDCHGTKLKKEATWVKIGGMAITDLVDMPVINLKEWFDRLELTEHEQEVSKRLMTEIKSRLQFLLDVGLGYLTLNRQSNSLSGGESQRINLTTSLGSSLVGSLYILDEPSIGLHSRDTDRLIHVLKELQALGNTVVVVEHDEEIMCAADYLIDVGPDAGRLGGEIVFEGKVSDIKRIEGAIKDKKNAVSKKLLEQYPHSYTIKYLTGTEVIDTPVSRRPWNMAIELKGARMNNLKGVDVKFPLNVLTVVTGVSGSGKSSLVKGILYPALKRHLDEVAETPGEYSSISGDWKQIKHVEFVDQNPIGKSTRSNPATYVKAYDEIRKLFAEQQLSKQMGFTPQYFSFNTDGGRCEECKGAGVITVEMQFMADLVLECEECHGQRFKREILDVQFQGKNINDVLNMTVSEAIQFFSEHKRKAIVNRLKPLEDVGLGYIKLGQSSSTLSGGENQRVKLAYFIGQEQQEPTLFIFDEPTTGLHFHDIQRLLHAFNALIDRGHSILVIEHNLDVIKCADHVIDLGPDGGDKGGHLIIAATPEEVARCKESLTGKYLIEKLK
- a CDS encoding peptide MFS transporter, which gives rise to MFKNHPKGLLQAAFSNMGERFGYYIMNAVLALFLCSKFGLSDETSGLIASLFLAAIYVMSLVGGVIADRTQNYQRTIESGLVVMALGYVALSIPVLATPENNSYLLAFTIFALVLIAVGNGLFKGNLQAIVGQMYDDFETEAAKVSPERLKWAQGQRDAGFQIFYVFINLGALAAPFIAPVLRSWWLGRNGLTYDAALPQLCHKYINGTIGDNLSNLQELATKVGGNAADLASFCPHYLDVFNTGVHYSFIASVVTMLISLVIFMSSKKLFPMPGKKEQIVNVEYTEDEKASMAKEIKQRMYALFAVLGISVFFWFSFHQNGQSLSFFARDFVNTDSVAPEIWQAVNPFFVISLTPLIMWVFAYFTKKGKPISTPRKIAYGMGIAGFAYLFLMVFSLVHNYPSAEQFTSLEPAVRATMKAGPMILILTYFFLTVAELFISPLGLSFVSKVAPKNLQGLCQGLWLGATAVGNGFLWIGPLMYNKWSIWTCWLVFAIVCVISMAVMFGMVKWLERVTKS